From Luteolibacter sp. Y139, one genomic window encodes:
- the thiE gene encoding thiamine phosphate synthase, translated as MKLTGQLYAIVDLGYVKPENAVTAAKALLAGGADLLQLRAKGHAEQDIEDLSRMILPLCREAGVPFIVNDYPEIAVRVGSDGVHIGQDDGSLAGVRAIVGEQMIVGRSTHSPEQAKAALAEGFDYIGFGPLFPTPTKAGRPGIGIENIIAVQAEVGSQIPVFCIGGIKRDNLPQVLSAGAKNVVIVSDLLTAPGVTAAVREVKSALSGD; from the coding sequence ATGAAGCTCACCGGCCAGCTCTACGCCATCGTCGATCTCGGCTACGTGAAGCCGGAGAACGCCGTGACCGCAGCCAAGGCCTTGCTTGCCGGCGGTGCCGACCTGCTTCAGCTGCGCGCGAAAGGTCACGCCGAGCAGGACATCGAGGATCTCTCTCGCATGATCCTGCCACTGTGCCGTGAAGCAGGCGTTCCGTTCATCGTGAACGATTATCCGGAGATCGCCGTGCGCGTCGGCTCCGATGGGGTTCACATCGGCCAAGATGATGGGTCGCTCGCGGGAGTGCGCGCGATCGTGGGCGAACAGATGATCGTGGGCCGCTCCACGCACTCGCCGGAGCAAGCGAAGGCCGCCTTGGCTGAGGGCTTCGACTACATCGGCTTCGGCCCGCTGTTTCCGACGCCTACCAAGGCCGGGCGTCCGGGCATCGGCATCGAGAATATCATCGCAGTCCAGGCCGAAGTTGGCTCTCAGATCCCGGTCTTCTGCATCGGTGGCATCAAGCGCGACAACCTCCCGCAAGTCCTCTCGGCAGGAGCGAAGAACGTCGTGATCGTATCCGACCTTTTGACCGCTCCTGGCGTCACTGCTGCCGTGCGCGAAGTGAAGTCTGCGCTCTCCGGCGACTGA
- the accC gene encoding acetyl-CoA carboxylase biotin carboxylase subunit, whose protein sequence is MFKRVLVANRGEIALRIIRACRELGVESVAVYSEADVDSMHVQLADEAVCIGPAPSKESYLKPDRIIAAAEITEAEAIHPGYGFLSENARFAEICESCNLQFIGPSAKVISTMGDKATARATALANGVPVTPGSEILSDAKEGLAEAKRIGFPVMIKATAGGGGRGMRPCFKEEEFEAQFRAASGEALAAFGNGECYLEKLVLNPHHVEFQVIADRHGNFIQLGERDCSMQRRNQKIIEECPSPLLGPELRARMAEASVNLIKNIGYENAGTIEYLVDEKGENFYFMEMNTRIQVEHPVTEEVMGCELIKEQIRIAAGEPLSGHVLNAAPRGHSIECRINAEDPFNNFCPSPGKIDMWYAPGGKGVRVDTHVYSGYSVPPNYDSMIAKLIVTGATREIAIARMKRALGEFMIRGIKTTIPFQKEIIAHPDFAAGTYDIGWVARYLEERKG, encoded by the coding sequence ATGTTCAAGCGCGTCCTGGTCGCCAACCGCGGTGAAATCGCCCTCCGCATCATCCGCGCCTGTCGCGAACTCGGCGTCGAATCCGTGGCCGTCTATTCCGAGGCCGATGTCGATTCGATGCACGTCCAACTCGCCGATGAGGCGGTCTGCATCGGACCCGCTCCGAGCAAGGAGAGCTACCTGAAGCCCGACCGCATCATCGCCGCCGCCGAGATCACCGAGGCAGAGGCGATTCACCCGGGCTACGGTTTCCTGTCCGAGAACGCCCGCTTCGCCGAGATCTGCGAAAGCTGCAATCTCCAGTTCATCGGGCCGTCCGCGAAGGTCATCTCGACCATGGGTGACAAGGCCACCGCCCGCGCTACCGCATTGGCGAATGGCGTGCCAGTCACTCCTGGTTCTGAGATTCTTTCCGATGCGAAAGAGGGCCTCGCCGAGGCCAAGCGCATCGGCTTCCCCGTGATGATCAAGGCCACCGCCGGCGGTGGTGGCCGCGGCATGCGTCCCTGCTTCAAGGAAGAAGAGTTCGAAGCGCAGTTCCGCGCCGCTTCCGGTGAAGCGCTCGCTGCCTTCGGCAATGGCGAGTGCTACCTCGAAAAGCTGGTGCTGAATCCGCACCACGTCGAATTCCAGGTCATCGCCGACCGCCACGGAAACTTCATCCAGCTCGGTGAGCGCGACTGCTCCATGCAGCGCCGCAACCAGAAGATCATCGAGGAGTGCCCGTCGCCGCTGCTTGGCCCCGAGCTCCGCGCCCGCATGGCGGAAGCCTCGGTGAACCTGATCAAGAACATCGGCTACGAGAACGCGGGCACCATCGAGTACCTCGTGGATGAGAAGGGTGAGAACTTCTACTTCATGGAGATGAACACCCGCATCCAGGTGGAGCATCCCGTGACGGAAGAGGTGATGGGCTGCGAGCTCATCAAGGAACAGATCCGCATCGCCGCCGGCGAGCCGCTCTCCGGCCACGTCCTCAATGCCGCGCCGCGTGGTCACTCGATCGAATGCCGCATCAACGCCGAGGATCCCTTCAACAACTTCTGCCCTAGCCCGGGCAAGATCGACATGTGGTATGCTCCGGGCGGCAAGGGTGTCCGCGTCGATACCCACGTCTACTCCGGCTACTCGGTCCCGCCGAACTACGACTCGATGATCGCCAAGCTCATCGTCACCGGTGCCACCCGTGAAATCGCCATCGCCCGCATGAAGCGCGCGCTCGGCGAGTTCATGATTCGCGGCATCAAGACGACGATTCCGTTCCAGAAGGAGATCATCGCCCATCCGGACTTCGCCGCCGGCACCTACGACATCGGCTGGGTCGCGCGTTATCTGGAAGAGCGCAAGGGTTGA
- the accB gene encoding acetyl-CoA carboxylase biotin carboxyl carrier protein, giving the protein MDLKEIRKIVELMNEHGLTLFDMSKEGFQLKLRKGQDVESLRGLLGSLPAAAPAYAPAPAAAPAAAAATPAAAPKEEGTAITSPMVGTFYRKPGPDSPDFVNVGDAVSEGQTLCIIEAMKVMNEIKAEKSGTITAILVNDATPVQFGDALFRIK; this is encoded by the coding sequence GTGGACCTCAAGGAAATCCGCAAGATCGTCGAGCTCATGAACGAGCACGGGCTCACCCTCTTCGACATGTCGAAAGAAGGCTTCCAACTGAAGCTCCGCAAGGGCCAGGACGTCGAATCCCTGCGCGGACTCCTTGGCAGCCTGCCTGCCGCCGCCCCGGCCTATGCTCCTGCGCCCGCCGCCGCTCCGGCAGCCGCCGCTGCCACCCCGGCCGCCGCGCCGAAGGAGGAAGGCACCGCGATCACCTCGCCGATGGTCGGCACCTTCTACCGCAAGCCCGGTCCGGATTCGCCGGACTTCGTCAATGTCGGGGACGCAGTCAGCGAAGGCCAGACCCTGTGCATCATCGAAGCGATGAAGGTGATGAACGAGATCAAGGCCGAGAAGTCCGGGACCATCACCGCGATCCTCGTGAACGACGCCACGCCGGTGCAGTTCGGCGACGCCCTTTTCCGCATCAAGTGA
- the trmB gene encoding tRNA (guanosine(46)-N7)-methyltransferase TrmB, whose protein sequence is MEAQRPARIPEPQEFVPADYFRRLEKHELVREGRPLEIDLGCGDGKFLWEMAGHYPERDFLGVERLLGRVRKVCKRIGKLGLTNARVLRLESRYTAEWLLPRESVSRLHLLCPDPWPKLRHHRRRLIQEEFLQAIWDLLEPGGEFLFKTDHPEYFEWAEEKVAAFGKFERLEWPEDEFFYPKTDFQLLWESEGKTLQRLRLRKSPA, encoded by the coding sequence ATGGAAGCACAGCGCCCCGCCCGCATCCCCGAGCCACAGGAATTCGTGCCCGCCGATTATTTCCGGCGGCTGGAGAAGCACGAGCTCGTCCGGGAGGGCCGGCCACTCGAAATCGACCTCGGCTGCGGCGACGGGAAGTTCCTGTGGGAAATGGCCGGCCACTATCCGGAGCGGGATTTCCTCGGCGTGGAGCGCCTGCTGGGCCGCGTCCGGAAGGTGTGCAAGCGCATCGGCAAGCTCGGCCTGACCAATGCCCGGGTGCTGCGCCTCGAAAGCCGCTACACCGCCGAGTGGCTGCTGCCGCGCGAATCGGTCTCCCGCCTGCACCTGCTTTGCCCGGACCCGTGGCCGAAGCTGCGCCACCACCGGCGGCGGCTGATTCAGGAGGAGTTCCTTCAGGCGATCTGGGACCTGCTCGAGCCCGGCGGGGAGTTTCTCTTCAAGACCGACCACCCGGAGTATTTCGAGTGGGCCGAGGAAAAGGTCGCCGCCTTCGGGAAGTTCGAGCGGCTCGAGTGGCCGGAGGATGAATTTTTCTACCCGAAGACCGACTTCCAGCTCCTCTGGGAAAGCGAAGGCAAGACCCTCCAGCGGCTGCGGCTGCGGAAATCACCGGCGTAG
- a CDS encoding ComEC/Rec2 family competence protein, with protein sequence MRAALRRWVELHPLLWAALLAVAAVAAADGYVAAGLGIGLLALGGILPVRRSDITVAAVVLAALAAGLHLYRLAPQRAAQRSVEEQGSILATVTARLLSEPQATGGGWSALAQIESGGPGGKVSLRGNGAPPGKGARIEVKGRFLPFREKRNPGEFDFANWLYRQGAWGTFQATGLAKLLKEPPAIDQAAAKARAWFRNAVTAGLDPAAQEAAVIRAMVLGEMPEDEDMLIEAYRQSGTLHAFSVSGMHVAMVGLIVWWVLRWCWVPRRAAIFVIVAAMIGYVWITGFKPPSIRALIMAGMVLSAFVLRQRPDLLNALGFAMLAGLLVDGHQLFQVGSQLSFGVVGAIGIFAATMRRPFAFLETRELYLPRQLYGLWRNGWLWFRQQTASALGASSAASFGSLPLTLWHFGFVSWVSILASPLMGLPVLLLMILALAATALAPFPAAQQQVNRWNGHVAGWCTNVATGFAAVPGGNMTFSRGQLGDNFLIAYDAGHGSGAACLYSDGSSVLFDTAHAAGFRRTVLPSLRYLALSPQNIVLSHPDGDHIGGTMEALDMLPVRQILLPVEKARSKFFRDIKAVSQQRGISTHRGLLGEKFPISPEAWLEVLHEPDARNQNAVADERVMVTRLHWHGWRVLFTSDAGLGAERKMLEAGGDLQADVIVAGRHVQDVSLGDDFLAAVQPKAIIASHADFPKEERIPENWAAACEKRGTKVFHQGRTGAVTLAVEKDGSLVIRGYLDGSELRLRR encoded by the coding sequence ATGCGTGCCGCGCTCCGCCGTTGGGTGGAGCTCCACCCGTTGCTGTGGGCTGCCTTGCTCGCAGTCGCGGCGGTGGCGGCAGCGGACGGCTACGTGGCAGCGGGATTGGGCATCGGCCTGCTCGCTTTAGGAGGGATTCTGCCGGTCCGGCGGTCCGATATCACGGTAGCGGCGGTGGTTCTCGCCGCGCTGGCTGCCGGTCTCCATCTCTACCGGCTGGCACCCCAACGGGCGGCGCAGCGATCGGTGGAGGAGCAGGGAAGCATCCTCGCCACCGTGACGGCGCGGTTGCTTTCCGAGCCGCAGGCAACCGGCGGCGGGTGGTCCGCGCTGGCTCAGATCGAAAGCGGCGGGCCGGGCGGGAAGGTTTCGTTGCGAGGAAACGGAGCGCCACCGGGGAAGGGTGCCAGGATTGAGGTGAAGGGCCGCTTTCTGCCGTTTCGGGAGAAGAGGAATCCCGGCGAATTCGACTTCGCCAACTGGCTCTACCGGCAGGGCGCGTGGGGCACCTTCCAGGCGACAGGGCTGGCGAAGCTGCTGAAGGAGCCCCCGGCGATCGATCAGGCGGCCGCCAAGGCGCGTGCCTGGTTCCGCAATGCGGTGACGGCCGGTTTGGACCCGGCGGCTCAGGAGGCGGCGGTGATCCGGGCCATGGTGCTCGGGGAAATGCCGGAGGATGAGGACATGCTGATCGAGGCCTACCGCCAGAGCGGCACGCTCCACGCCTTTTCCGTCAGCGGCATGCACGTGGCGATGGTCGGCCTGATCGTCTGGTGGGTGCTGCGGTGGTGCTGGGTGCCGCGCCGGGCGGCGATCTTCGTGATCGTGGCGGCCATGATTGGCTATGTGTGGATCACCGGCTTCAAGCCTCCGTCCATCCGGGCCCTGATCATGGCGGGGATGGTGCTCAGCGCCTTCGTGCTGCGGCAGCGGCCGGACCTGCTCAATGCGCTTGGCTTTGCGATGTTGGCCGGGTTGCTGGTGGATGGGCATCAGCTTTTCCAAGTCGGCTCGCAGCTTTCCTTTGGAGTGGTGGGGGCGATCGGAATCTTTGCGGCCACGATGCGGCGGCCGTTTGCGTTTCTGGAGACCCGGGAACTCTATCTGCCGCGGCAGCTCTATGGTTTGTGGAGGAACGGGTGGCTGTGGTTTCGCCAGCAGACAGCTTCCGCGCTGGGCGCGTCCTCGGCGGCCAGCTTCGGCTCGCTGCCATTGACGCTGTGGCACTTCGGATTCGTCTCGTGGGTCTCCATCCTGGCGAGTCCGCTGATGGGACTCCCGGTGCTGTTGCTGATGATCCTCGCCTTGGCCGCGACCGCGCTGGCACCCTTTCCGGCCGCCCAGCAGCAAGTGAACCGCTGGAACGGCCATGTGGCGGGGTGGTGCACCAATGTTGCCACGGGCTTCGCCGCGGTCCCCGGCGGAAACATGACCTTTTCGCGTGGCCAGCTGGGGGACAACTTCCTGATCGCCTACGATGCCGGTCACGGAAGTGGAGCGGCGTGCCTTTATTCCGACGGTTCATCGGTGCTCTTTGACACCGCGCATGCGGCAGGATTCCGGCGGACGGTGCTGCCATCGCTTCGCTATCTGGCCCTGAGCCCGCAGAATATCGTGCTTAGCCATCCTGATGGCGACCACATCGGCGGCACGATGGAGGCGCTCGATATGTTGCCGGTGCGGCAGATCCTGCTGCCGGTGGAGAAGGCCCGGAGCAAATTCTTCCGGGATATCAAGGCGGTCTCGCAGCAGCGGGGGATCAGCACGCACCGGGGCCTGCTCGGTGAGAAGTTTCCAATTTCTCCCGAAGCCTGGCTCGAAGTCCTCCATGAGCCGGATGCTCGTAACCAGAATGCCGTGGCCGATGAGCGGGTGATGGTCACGCGGCTCCACTGGCACGGCTGGCGCGTCCTTTTCACCAGCGATGCCGGCCTCGGGGCCGAGCGGAAGATGCTGGAAGCCGGCGGGGATTTGCAGGCGGACGTGATTGTCGCGGGGCGGCACGTGCAGGATGTCTCGCTAGGGGACGACTTCCTCGCGGCGGTGCAGCCGAAGGCGATTATCGCCAGTCACGCGGACTTTCCGAAGGAGGAACGGATTCCCGAGAATTGGGCCGCGGCCTGTGAGAAGCGCGGGACGAAGGTCTTCCATCAGGGACGGACCGGAGCCGTGACCTTGGCAGTCGAGAAAGACGGCTCGCTGGTGATCCGCGGATATCTGGACGGCTCGGAGCTCAGGCTACGCCGGTGA
- a CDS encoding tetratricopeptide repeat protein, which yields MKAGKDVADAQKNYEQVKNDGEEDEQVIKDLNSKVENAASSRFVNGLLLTFLTAGLIGIVFVIHILPMLAHRVTHAVYDSGEEVDKDPMHDARSKVAQGDWEGAIEAFRQAAAIDPLNRLPYVEIAKIQLEQLEDPQAAVQTLRQAIEGQEWQENDAAYLMFRLAGIYDENLGDRASAATTMQQVMEQFPETRHSANARHKLHEWGLA from the coding sequence GTGAAGGCTGGAAAAGATGTGGCGGATGCTCAGAAGAATTATGAGCAGGTGAAGAACGATGGCGAGGAAGACGAGCAAGTGATCAAGGACCTCAATTCGAAGGTCGAGAACGCCGCAAGCAGCCGCTTCGTGAATGGCCTGCTGCTCACCTTCCTGACCGCCGGCCTGATCGGCATCGTTTTCGTCATCCACATCCTGCCGATGCTGGCCCACCGCGTCACCCACGCCGTCTACGACAGCGGCGAGGAGGTCGACAAGGACCCGATGCACGACGCCCGTTCGAAGGTCGCCCAGGGCGATTGGGAAGGCGCCATCGAAGCCTTCCGCCAAGCGGCAGCGATCGATCCGCTCAACCGCCTGCCCTACGTCGAAATCGCCAAGATCCAGCTCGAGCAGCTGGAGGACCCGCAGGCCGCAGTCCAGACGCTGCGCCAAGCCATCGAGGGCCAGGAGTGGCAGGAAAACGACGCCGCCTACCTCATGTTCCGCCTCGCGGGAATCTACGACGAGAATCTCGGCGACCGGGCTTCGGCTGCGACCACCATGCAGCAGGTGATGGAGCAGTTCCCGGAAACGCGCCACTCGGCCAACGCCCGCCACAAGCTCCACGAGTGGGGCCTCGCCTGA
- a CDS encoding N-acetylmuramoyl-L-alanine amidase family protein, with protein sequence MRFGLPTLFAAVACLLAASCAGPGTANVPSGASNNGRPDYWGHRPGPKGFDTVIIDAGHGGKDSGAVSGTTGQKEKDLALDTAKRLQRQLGGKVKTRLMRSDDTFIDLDVRAARASGQSNTILVSIHYNSSGAGVRGPETYYWRVDSHGLATRFQRALTSVSPAESGNRGMVRRRLRLTRNPDIPCVLLEIGYLSNPSEARLCADPGYRDKMAAAIARAILDQQANGDAGTGALPRPINAPPSRPSDPAGS encoded by the coding sequence GTGAGATTCGGACTCCCCACCCTTTTCGCCGCTGTGGCCTGCCTGCTCGCCGCCTCCTGCGCCGGCCCCGGCACCGCCAACGTCCCTAGCGGCGCCTCGAACAATGGACGCCCTGATTATTGGGGCCACCGGCCCGGCCCGAAGGGCTTCGACACGGTCATCATCGACGCCGGTCACGGCGGCAAGGACAGCGGCGCCGTCTCCGGCACCACCGGCCAAAAGGAAAAAGACCTCGCGCTCGATACCGCCAAGCGCCTCCAGCGCCAGCTCGGCGGCAAGGTGAAGACCCGCCTGATGCGCAGCGATGACACCTTCATCGACCTCGACGTCCGCGCCGCCCGCGCCAGCGGCCAGAGCAATACCATCCTCGTCAGCATTCACTACAACTCCAGCGGTGCCGGCGTCCGCGGACCGGAGACCTACTACTGGCGCGTCGATAGCCACGGCCTGGCCACCCGCTTCCAGCGCGCCCTGACCTCCGTTTCCCCCGCCGAATCCGGCAACCGCGGCATGGTCCGCCGCCGCCTGCGCCTGACCCGCAACCCGGACATCCCGTGCGTGCTCCTTGAAATCGGCTACCTGAGCAATCCCTCCGAAGCCCGCCTCTGCGCCGATCCGGGCTATCGCGACAAGATGGCAGCCGCCATCGCCCGCGCCATCCTCGACCAACAGGCCAACGGCGACGCCGGCACCGGCGCCCTCCCCCGCCCGATCAATGCTCCACCGAGCCGGCCCTCGGACCCGGCGGGATCCTAG
- a CDS encoding RICIN domain-containing protein, with protein MKPRLNPNQATVGQRRKRWIAATATLAALITAGVLWTPGKHEAGGSPGPVSSKASVRPDREKELQRLADLVERGKQAIPLAAVSADSPPVPSVVPERELTASGWMKDPDPAMQGFSAWTERYLASPTASRGALEADGIAAATARRVALEGQISSDPRRALANAVPLSVRDQLPESIQSLLEKRVDAFGDLSVLNAMAVPGGEAIPATDRVAIGDNFYEAHRYGNRENVSWVRDASLHGIVVDNKMAVLDSPVRVLEEGESLDGEIVNETCPVSQKTVAAAGHGSVKPGNKTQFQLGNDYYETCEPDHVANVESGIVASEKANEPTGKTLADLGLHQLCMPKPQALGDSSAPGTAGYLGKPPTSMTFGGKKILIMRVQANDTGYPANGSPTDFNNMVYGSGGFDTRMRRISYNNTWISQSDVTPVMTLPQPRTYYVGNPLGTAYDCNRWITDAKNAAVAQGYVLSNYAQLIVAHESYNTGAAGLAWAGYIFLNGFFGVEVTLHEYGHTFRLPHANSWYTTDGNPISTGKQHREYGDAADPMGNAWGANQYNSFNPYYKNICSWLPDSAVQTVTRNGTYRVYQHDGSTALNRTVAIKIGRDYEYNYWIGIHGDPVAQTNFNNGVAVYAVSSFKFSDSHLLDMNNPGDDNRDNAPLAVNQTWYDSAADVTIKTVAVGGTNPNRYADVQITFGPKSNGNYRPLVSGGVYRFKSRNNNKYLGIAGNSSTNGVPITAFNATNTAAENWVAWRESDGSYRFNHQGTDKWMDVDNNGQGDGPEIWQYTGNTSDAQRWYIGQNPDGYVYFTHKGTDGKVIDMDPGGVNDVHQWGSFEATWQQWYPELVGMSAGSYRLIPRHAQGQVLDIAGGGTANGAATNLYQWSATSNQLFTLADVAGYAGRIRLTPTNATAKALDVNAASSANGTKLQQWDWLGTGNAAQRWAYTRTDGNWLRFTPDCATGSCMEVSGDDNAFGNGSVVQLWQFTGALDQQWRFADSD; from the coding sequence ATGAAACCTCGTTTGAACCCGAACCAAGCGACCGTTGGGCAGCGCCGGAAGCGATGGATAGCAGCAACGGCAACGCTTGCCGCCCTGATCACCGCCGGAGTCCTATGGACCCCGGGCAAGCATGAAGCCGGTGGTTCTCCCGGCCCTGTTTCCTCAAAGGCATCGGTGCGGCCCGACCGGGAGAAGGAACTGCAGCGCCTCGCTGACTTAGTGGAGCGCGGCAAGCAGGCGATCCCGCTCGCCGCCGTGTCCGCCGATAGCCCGCCGGTGCCATCGGTCGTGCCGGAGCGCGAGCTGACCGCGAGCGGCTGGATGAAGGACCCCGATCCGGCGATGCAGGGCTTCTCTGCATGGACGGAGCGCTATCTCGCCAGCCCGACGGCTTCGCGCGGAGCCTTGGAAGCGGATGGCATCGCGGCTGCGACGGCCCGGCGCGTGGCATTGGAAGGCCAGATCAGCAGCGATCCGCGGCGTGCCCTGGCGAATGCCGTGCCGCTTTCGGTGCGCGATCAATTGCCGGAATCCATCCAGTCTCTGTTAGAGAAGCGGGTGGACGCTTTCGGTGACCTCTCGGTCTTGAACGCCATGGCAGTTCCGGGAGGAGAGGCCATTCCCGCGACCGACCGCGTGGCCATCGGCGATAACTTCTATGAGGCCCATCGCTACGGCAACCGCGAGAACGTCTCGTGGGTGCGCGATGCCTCGCTGCACGGCATCGTCGTCGACAACAAGATGGCGGTCCTCGACAGCCCGGTGCGGGTGCTTGAGGAAGGCGAAAGCCTCGACGGCGAGATCGTCAACGAGACCTGCCCAGTCTCGCAAAAGACCGTGGCCGCAGCAGGTCACGGCAGCGTGAAGCCGGGCAACAAGACCCAGTTCCAGCTCGGCAACGACTACTACGAGACCTGCGAACCGGATCACGTGGCGAACGTGGAGTCCGGCATCGTGGCGAGCGAGAAGGCCAACGAACCGACCGGCAAGACCTTGGCGGATCTTGGCCTGCACCAGCTATGCATGCCAAAGCCGCAGGCACTGGGCGACAGCTCGGCGCCGGGCACGGCTGGTTATCTCGGCAAGCCACCGACCAGCATGACCTTCGGCGGGAAGAAGATCCTGATCATGCGCGTGCAGGCGAATGACACCGGCTACCCGGCCAATGGCAGCCCGACCGACTTCAACAACATGGTCTACGGCTCCGGCGGGTTCGACACCCGGATGCGCCGCATCTCGTACAACAACACGTGGATCTCACAGTCGGACGTCACGCCGGTGATGACCCTGCCGCAGCCCCGCACCTACTACGTGGGTAATCCGCTGGGCACTGCGTATGACTGCAACCGCTGGATCACGGACGCGAAGAATGCCGCAGTGGCTCAGGGCTATGTGCTCTCGAACTACGCGCAGCTCATCGTGGCCCATGAGAGCTACAACACCGGTGCAGCTGGCCTGGCATGGGCGGGCTACATCTTCCTCAACGGCTTCTTCGGTGTGGAGGTAACGCTGCACGAATACGGCCACACCTTCCGCCTGCCGCACGCCAATTCATGGTACACCACGGACGGCAATCCCATCTCCACCGGCAAGCAGCACCGCGAGTATGGCGACGCTGCCGACCCGATGGGCAATGCCTGGGGCGCGAATCAGTACAACAGCTTCAATCCCTACTATAAGAACATCTGCAGCTGGCTTCCGGACAGCGCGGTCCAGACGGTCACCCGCAACGGCACCTATCGTGTCTATCAGCACGATGGGTCAACGGCACTGAACCGCACCGTGGCGATCAAGATCGGCCGCGACTACGAGTACAACTACTGGATCGGCATCCATGGCGATCCGGTCGCACAGACGAACTTCAACAACGGCGTGGCGGTCTATGCCGTCTCCTCGTTCAAGTTCTCCGACTCGCACCTGCTGGACATGAACAATCCCGGCGACGACAACCGGGACAATGCCCCGCTGGCGGTGAACCAGACCTGGTATGACTCTGCGGCTGACGTGACGATCAAGACCGTGGCCGTGGGCGGCACCAATCCGAACCGCTACGCCGACGTTCAGATCACCTTCGGTCCGAAGAGCAATGGCAACTACCGTCCGCTGGTGAGTGGTGGCGTCTATCGCTTCAAGAGCCGCAACAACAACAAGTACCTCGGCATCGCCGGCAACAGCTCCACGAATGGCGTGCCGATCACCGCATTCAACGCGACGAATACCGCCGCGGAAAACTGGGTCGCGTGGCGCGAGAGCGATGGCAGCTATCGCTTCAACCACCAGGGCACGGACAAGTGGATGGACGTGGACAACAACGGCCAGGGCGATGGTCCGGAGATCTGGCAATACACCGGCAATACCAGCGACGCCCAGCGCTGGTACATCGGGCAGAACCCTGACGGTTACGTTTATTTCACCCACAAGGGCACTGACGGCAAGGTGATCGACATGGATCCCGGTGGCGTCAATGACGTGCACCAGTGGGGGAGCTTCGAGGCCACTTGGCAGCAGTGGTATCCGGAGCTGGTGGGGATGAGTGCGGGTAGCTACCGCCTCATTCCCCGCCACGCTCAGGGCCAGGTCCTGGACATTGCGGGCGGTGGCACGGCCAATGGCGCGGCGACAAATCTCTACCAGTGGAGTGCGACCTCGAACCAATTGTTCACGCTGGCCGACGTGGCGGGTTATGCCGGCCGCATCCGCCTGACGCCGACCAATGCGACCGCCAAGGCGCTCGATGTGAATGCGGCGAGCTCGGCCAATGGCACCAAGCTCCAGCAGTGGGATTGGCTCGGCACCGGCAATGCCGCCCAGCGCTGGGCCTACACCCGCACCGATGGCAATTGGCTGCGCTTCACGCCGGACTGCGCGACCGGCAGCTGCATGGAGGTGAGCGGTGACGACAACGCCTTCGGAAACGGCAGCGTGGTGCAGCTCTGGCAATTCACCGGAGCACTGGACCAGCAGTGGCGCTTCGCGGATTCCGATTGA